In the Rhodospirillaceae bacterium genome, one interval contains:
- a CDS encoding ABC transporter substrate-binding protein, translated as MQNAVYQTMRHTAAKLWLACCIGLSATTAQADTIRIGVQNLPVGLGSPFGSFNIPTALPLNAVFDALTTIDENGDTQPALAVSWGQESATTWVFQLRENVTFSNGEPFNADAVVAVIDTLLSGPAASSSLGTTLQRMTVTGAIARDPLTIAITTEHADVLFAQYMRALRIPAPRAMAEMGLDAFALTPVGTGPFKATSWGEGRVQFEAFTDSWRAPKETGLEIIQLSDGAARRQGVISGSIDIALALSPDDAYPLEAAGGRLWMRKEPGVNFLAFVTVKESPLQDVRVRRALNHAVNKQRMIDVFMNGTVAPASQIAHTMSFGYNDDLEAYAYDVPLARQLLIEAGYPDGFDLPILLVPGGSANSQDWYQQIASDLSHIGVRVEIRPTRLPNYLEYIYQGGWPSLGFAMSTYTFDPLAAYRIRSCSWTHPYHCDPSIMPLIKDAQDATTLEDRRRLTQNVLAHEHAHPPGIFLWQNVSFEGLGPRVQTYWSGADTLPVENIILSD; from the coding sequence ATGCAAAATGCAGTTTATCAGACCATGCGACACACGGCTGCCAAACTATGGCTGGCCTGTTGTATTGGCTTGTCTGCAACCACCGCACAGGCAGACACTATACGCATTGGAGTTCAGAATCTTCCTGTCGGCCTGGGCTCGCCTTTTGGGTCGTTCAACATTCCCACGGCCTTGCCCTTAAACGCGGTGTTTGATGCCCTGACAACCATTGATGAAAACGGCGACACGCAACCGGCCCTGGCGGTCTCCTGGGGACAAGAGTCAGCAACCACTTGGGTGTTTCAACTGCGCGAGAATGTGACCTTCTCAAACGGCGAACCCTTCAATGCCGATGCGGTCGTCGCGGTTATCGACACCCTCCTGTCCGGACCCGCCGCCAGTTCCTCGTTGGGCACCACGCTCCAACGCATGACCGTGACAGGAGCGATCGCGCGCGACCCGCTCACGATTGCCATCACCACAGAACACGCAGACGTCCTGTTTGCCCAGTACATGCGAGCGCTGCGCATACCCGCGCCGCGCGCGATGGCGGAGATGGGCCTGGACGCCTTCGCCTTGACCCCGGTTGGCACCGGACCTTTTAAGGCCACATCCTGGGGCGAAGGACGCGTGCAGTTTGAAGCCTTTACCGACTCCTGGCGCGCTCCAAAAGAAACAGGTTTGGAAATTATACAGCTCTCGGACGGCGCTGCGCGACGGCAGGGCGTGATTTCTGGCTCTATCGACATCGCCCTCGCGCTTTCGCCCGATGATGCCTATCCGCTAGAGGCCGCCGGTGGACGTCTCTGGATGCGCAAAGAACCCGGCGTCAATTTTCTGGCCTTCGTAACCGTGAAAGAGAGTCCGCTACAGGATGTGCGTGTGCGGCGCGCCCTCAACCACGCCGTCAACAAACAGCGCATGATTGACGTCTTTATGAATGGAACTGTCGCGCCTGCCAGCCAAATCGCGCACACCATGTCCTTCGGATATAACGATGACCTTGAGGCTTACGCCTATGATGTGCCACTGGCCAGACAACTCCTTATTGAAGCGGGCTATCCTGACGGTTTTGACCTGCCAATTCTTTTGGTGCCCGGTGGATCAGCCAATTCACAAGACTGGTATCAGCAAATCGCGTCTGACTTGTCACACATAGGCGTGCGCGTTGAGATCAGGCCCACACGCCTGCCAAATTATCTTGAATACATTTATCAGGGCGGATGGCCGAGTCTGGGGTTCGCCATGTCGACCTATACCTTTGATCCACTCGCCGCCTATCGCATCCGATCCTGTTCGTGGACACACCCTTACCATTGTGACCCTTCCATCATGCCGTTGATTAAAGACGCACAAGACGCGACGACATTGGAAGACCGGCGGCGCTTGACCCAAAACGTCCTAGCGCACGAGCACGCTCATCCGCCAGGTATTTTTCTGTGGCAAAATGTGTCCTTTGAAGGATTAGGTCCGCGTGTCCAAACCTACTGGTCCGGCGCTGATACACTGCCAGTCGAAAATATTATTTTAAGTGACTGA
- a CDS encoding DUF4437 domain-containing protein, with the protein MARPHIEPFVDRDVGFKKMTMSGMPNGMQYKTLSMDTDNGAVTMTVQYDAGFKQPPGFCYNEMEIFIQEGSLKYGDQLCVKGHYLFVPAGKAMPAMSSEQGALCLIFYNYGQPSFQESDANHDDCDETHFASVNSYDGLDWSGNALFPATAPGCLLKMLHYDEKTHGMTFLYCMVPGFWQDNISYHDCAEEAYHIWGTSWMMQFGNLPTGGYFWRPAYINHGCFASEHGILAIGRTDGDLHNHFHHDPYSSPQENAERAAARLARQKPAMYKWILTQDHNHVPHDFEHPHDHVDPMTADTAQVINPDGSHWP; encoded by the coding sequence ATGGCTCGCCCACATATTGAACCCTTTGTAGATCGTGACGTCGGCTTCAAGAAGATGACGATGTCTGGCATGCCGAATGGGATGCAATACAAAACCCTGAGTATGGATACTGATAACGGCGCTGTGACCATGACCGTGCAGTACGATGCTGGTTTCAAGCAACCGCCCGGTTTCTGTTACAACGAAATGGAAATTTTCATTCAGGAAGGCTCGCTGAAGTATGGCGACCAACTTTGTGTGAAAGGGCATTACCTTTTTGTTCCGGCTGGCAAAGCGATGCCCGCAATGTCGTCTGAGCAGGGCGCGCTGTGCTTGATCTTTTACAACTATGGTCAGCCGAGCTTTCAAGAGTCTGACGCCAATCATGATGACTGCGATGAAACACACTTCGCCAGTGTCAATTCTTATGACGGCTTAGACTGGTCGGGGAATGCGTTGTTTCCGGCCACAGCCCCGGGCTGTTTGCTGAAGATGCTGCACTATGACGAGAAGACTCATGGCATGACCTTCTTATACTGCATGGTGCCGGGCTTTTGGCAGGACAACATCAGCTACCACGACTGCGCTGAAGAGGCTTACCATATCTGGGGAACATCCTGGATGATGCAGTTCGGTAATCTGCCCACGGGGGGGTACTTCTGGCGTCCGGCCTATATCAATCACGGCTGCTTTGCGTCCGAGCATGGCATTCTGGCGATTGGCCGTACGGACGGGGATTTACACAACCATTTCCACCATGATCCGTATTCCTCTCCGCAGGAAAATGCCGAGCGCGCCGCCGCCCGTTTGGCGCGTCAAAAACCGGCCATGTACAAATGGATTTTGACCCAGGACCATAACCACGTGCCACACGACTTCGAGCATCCACATGATCACGTTGATCCGATGACGGCGGACACGGCGCAGGTGATTAATCCTGATGGTAGCCATTGGCCGTAA
- a CDS encoding alpha/beta fold hydrolase, with translation MDIDRSFVRLEEGLVHIRSCGESSDTHLPVYVVHPSPASARGMEPIIKLLAETRAVIAPDTLGNGDSAPPAEDQPDITYFADSIVRILDKLGLDQVDFYGSHTGGRTGCEMAVRHPDRVRRVVIDGLVDYDPDLKQKILENYAPAIAPDDHGGHLPWAFQFVRDQAYYFPYFMRDANHALQNPARTPEHLHAHTVDVLKGLATYHKAYLAAFRYPARERVPQIKVPALIMAGEGDPPHLISGTKEMAVLSDLAEMSVVGRGPEAKVAAATAFFDRI, from the coding sequence GTGGATATAGATCGTTCTTTTGTACGCCTTGAAGAAGGACTCGTCCACATTCGGAGTTGCGGCGAATCTTCAGATACCCATCTGCCTGTATATGTGGTTCATCCCTCTCCAGCCTCCGCACGCGGTATGGAACCCATCATTAAACTGCTTGCAGAGACGCGCGCCGTCATTGCGCCAGATACGTTAGGCAACGGCGATTCGGCGCCTCCCGCAGAAGATCAGCCCGACATCACCTATTTCGCCGACAGTATTGTGCGCATACTGGACAAACTCGGCCTGGATCAGGTGGATTTTTATGGCAGTCATACGGGTGGACGGACCGGATGCGAAATGGCCGTGCGTCACCCAGATCGTGTGCGACGGGTCGTGATTGATGGCCTGGTAGATTATGATCCGGACTTAAAGCAAAAGATTCTCGAAAACTATGCACCCGCGATCGCCCCAGACGATCATGGCGGCCATCTGCCCTGGGCGTTTCAGTTTGTGCGCGACCAAGCCTATTACTTTCCGTACTTCATGCGTGATGCGAACCACGCCTTGCAAAACCCGGCCCGCACACCGGAACATCTGCACGCACATACCGTGGATGTTTTGAAGGGTCTGGCCACCTATCACAAAGCCTATCTTGCCGCGTTCCGTTATCCAGCGCGTGAACGTGTGCCGCAAATTAAAGTGCCCGCCCTGATCATGGCTGGTGAAGGCGATCCGCCGCATTTAATCTCGGGCACCAAAGAAATGGCCGTACTCTCTGATCTTGCTGAAATGTCTGTTGTTGGCCGCGGCCCAGAGGCTAAAGTTGCCGCCGCGACAGCATTTTTTGACCGCATCTAA
- a CDS encoding sulfite exporter TauE/SafE family protein has protein sequence MTPELIVLIATAASIGFLHTLLGPDHYLPFIVMAKARGWSKAKALTITSLCGLGHVAGSMALGAVGIIFGLTVGSLETIEAVRGDWAAWALIAFGMTYLAWGLKKAFKDRPHVHVHTHGDGDVHKHKHNHHGSHAHVHTATAKVSLTPWALFIIFVLGPCEPLIPILMYPAAQQSWMGVIGVAAIFGTATLITMTTVVAIALFGLKQLSFAPVARFSHALAGGAVAASGGAIVFLGL, from the coding sequence GTGACGCCTGAATTAATTGTGCTGATTGCAACGGCTGCGTCGATTGGCTTTTTGCATACGTTGCTGGGCCCGGATCATTATCTTCCTTTCATTGTTATGGCCAAGGCCCGCGGCTGGTCCAAGGCGAAAGCACTCACCATCACAAGCTTATGCGGATTGGGCCATGTGGCGGGATCAATGGCGCTTGGGGCTGTTGGTATTATCTTCGGACTGACGGTTGGAAGCCTGGAAACGATTGAAGCGGTGCGCGGCGATTGGGCGGCTTGGGCGCTGATTGCGTTTGGCATGACGTATCTAGCTTGGGGTCTAAAGAAAGCGTTTAAAGACCGCCCTCATGTCCATGTCCATACCCATGGCGACGGCGATGTTCACAAGCATAAGCACAATCATCACGGCAGTCATGCGCACGTACATACTGCGACGGCGAAGGTCAGTCTTACGCCTTGGGCGCTGTTTATTATTTTTGTGCTTGGCCCGTGCGAGCCCTTGATTCCCATTTTGATGTATCCCGCAGCGCAGCAAAGTTGGATGGGTGTGATCGGTGTTGCTGCTATTTTTGGCACTGCAACATTAATCACCATGACCACTGTGGTCGCCATTGCCCTGTTTGGTTTGAAACAGCTTTCCTTTGCCCCCGTGGCACGATTTAGCCACGCGCTGGCCGGGGGTGCAGTTGCAGCATCTGGTGGGGCGATTGTGTTTTTGGGTTTGTAG
- a CDS encoding TonB-dependent receptor: MTLNSHVFGLSVFILVVSATGEAADLAAQDVAIEEVVVTGSYVKRDALNTGSPLTVVSADDLQNYGLTGLADVISYLPFNSGSEFNADVFTQNLSTGTSNFNLRGLGLNSTLVLINGRRQTVSGGIADDGSVFVDLNTIAPLNSIERIEILKDGATALYGTDAVAGVVNIITRSDVEGWQIDGDAATTTRSSQTDLTLQGLYGWQSGDVKLSAAVSHLRRSWLPSSERAYTQGKGFSSFGQPGAYVLLEPSPTFPGLPFGQSDPQSVIDPQCVEGGGALRETSPGSGLGSCTFDFAPYYHLVPRERRWNSFASASLDLGNAKVFAEAAYAHTDVLRGTSPSFPILNLATVPAENPGNIFQTPTLFLGRPLGADAPVNLATHRSETWRAVTGARGAFGFGWNWDVAATYSANQHVVKIQNALADRFEEALNGRGGPNNDLYFNPFGSAALSQPGDATYNDPAVITDFLSLATYDYQTSLFTLDGHVSGDLIELEHGPLSVALGGQIRREKLSGDLDDQFNAENYLFFVGGPDFSGKRTVLAGFGELNVPLAAHLDMQLALRHESYEGGASSTDPKVALSWRPLEQAAFRFSYGTSFRAPSVFQQFSSQTVLQNIFDPVTDSQVFRGVRTVGSANLEPEQATTLNFGATLTPLTSLTLNVDYWNFDYDSIIVKENAQSIIDANPFDLKIIREAGQILRVDTNYINAPAVETDGVDLSLSYQVERKSNQLWSLTADLTYINKYVIQEVKGGPKRDVAGSRNFRSFARSLPRWRTTLGLNWAGKSLGASAYVKTISGYFDDQNNVDVNSHITVDGQVRYTLVSSGQLSAGPTTLTLGVINAFDKDPPAVDTNVGFDSKVHDPRGRVLYLRAATAF; encoded by the coding sequence ATGACCTTAAACTCACATGTGTTTGGATTAAGTGTTTTCATCTTGGTTGTATCGGCAACAGGTGAAGCAGCAGATCTTGCTGCTCAAGATGTTGCGATCGAAGAAGTGGTGGTTACCGGCTCTTACGTGAAGCGCGACGCCCTGAACACCGGGTCGCCTCTGACGGTTGTTTCTGCGGACGATCTGCAAAATTATGGTTTGACAGGTCTTGCTGACGTTATCTCGTATCTGCCCTTTAACAGTGGCTCTGAGTTTAACGCCGATGTGTTTACCCAAAATCTATCGACGGGCACGTCGAACTTTAATCTGCGCGGTCTTGGTTTGAACTCGACTCTCGTTTTGATCAATGGTCGCCGTCAAACCGTTTCGGGCGGCATCGCTGACGATGGGTCGGTCTTTGTTGACCTCAATACCATTGCCCCATTGAACTCTATTGAGCGCATTGAAATTCTCAAAGATGGCGCGACGGCCTTGTATGGCACCGATGCCGTTGCCGGTGTGGTAAATATTATCACGCGTAGTGATGTCGAGGGCTGGCAGATCGATGGTGACGCTGCGACAACAACCAGGTCATCTCAGACCGACCTGACGTTGCAGGGTCTCTATGGGTGGCAGTCGGGCGATGTAAAACTGTCCGCGGCGGTCAGTCATCTGCGCCGCTCCTGGCTGCCGTCGTCTGAACGGGCGTACACCCAGGGCAAAGGCTTTTCCTCATTTGGTCAACCAGGCGCTTACGTGTTGCTTGAGCCCTCGCCAACATTTCCTGGTCTGCCCTTTGGACAAAGTGATCCGCAAAGCGTCATTGATCCACAGTGCGTTGAGGGCGGCGGAGCGTTAAGAGAAACGAGTCCGGGCAGTGGGTTAGGCAGTTGCACCTTTGACTTCGCGCCGTATTACCATCTGGTGCCGCGTGAGCGCCGCTGGAACAGTTTTGCCAGCGCGTCCTTAGATTTGGGAAACGCGAAAGTTTTTGCTGAAGCGGCCTATGCTCATACGGATGTGTTGCGCGGTACCTCGCCCTCCTTTCCGATACTCAATCTGGCAACGGTTCCAGCTGAGAATCCAGGCAATATTTTTCAAACGCCGACTCTGTTTCTAGGGCGGCCTTTGGGGGCTGACGCGCCGGTGAACCTGGCGACGCATCGGTCTGAAACCTGGCGCGCTGTGACCGGCGCACGCGGGGCTTTTGGTTTCGGATGGAATTGGGACGTTGCCGCAACCTATAGCGCCAACCAGCATGTGGTAAAAATTCAAAATGCACTGGCTGACCGGTTTGAGGAAGCGCTGAACGGACGCGGTGGACCCAACAACGACTTGTATTTCAATCCTTTCGGATCTGCGGCTTTATCGCAGCCGGGAGACGCCACTTACAACGACCCTGCGGTCATCACTGATTTTCTGTCGCTTGCCACTTACGACTATCAGACTTCACTGTTTACGCTAGATGGTCACGTGAGCGGTGACCTGATAGAGCTTGAACATGGTCCTCTTAGTGTCGCGTTGGGTGGGCAGATACGACGTGAAAAGTTGAGCGGAGACCTTGATGATCAGTTTAATGCTGAGAATTATTTGTTCTTTGTCGGCGGACCAGATTTCTCAGGTAAGCGGACGGTTCTTGCCGGGTTTGGTGAGTTGAATGTGCCTCTAGCCGCTCATCTGGATATGCAGTTGGCGCTGCGTCATGAGTCGTATGAGGGCGGTGCGAGCTCGACGGACCCTAAGGTCGCGCTATCGTGGCGACCGCTTGAGCAAGCGGCGTTTAGATTTTCGTATGGAACATCTTTTCGCGCGCCCAGTGTATTTCAGCAATTCTCATCGCAAACGGTCCTGCAAAATATTTTTGACCCGGTGACAGACTCGCAAGTGTTCCGCGGTGTGCGGACCGTTGGCTCGGCAAACCTTGAGCCTGAGCAGGCAACAACTCTGAATTTTGGGGCAACGCTCACGCCCCTAACCAGCCTGACGTTAAACGTCGATTATTGGAACTTCGACTATGACAGCATCATCGTTAAAGAAAATGCCCAGTCCATCATTGATGCTAATCCGTTCGATCTAAAAATCATTCGGGAAGCGGGTCAGATCTTGCGGGTGGATACCAACTATATCAATGCTCCGGCCGTCGAGACAGATGGCGTGGACCTGTCGTTGTCCTATCAGGTTGAGCGCAAGAGCAACCAGTTATGGAGCCTTACGGCTGATCTCACATACATCAATAAATACGTGATTCAAGAGGTTAAGGGCGGCCCCAAGCGTGATGTCGCGGGCAGCCGAAACTTTAGAAGCTTTGCAAGGTCTTTGCCGCGCTGGCGCACAACGCTCGGTCTGAACTGGGCCGGTAAGTCGCTCGGCGCGTCAGCCTATGTGAAAACCATCTCTGGGTACTTTGACGACCAGAACAACGTAGATGTTAATTCGCATATCACGGTTGATGGACAAGTGCGCTACACACTGGTTTCGTCCGGGCAGCTATCAGCTGGCCCGACAACGTTAACCCTCGGGGTTATCAATGCCTTTGATAAAGACCCGCCAGCGGTGGACACCAATGTTGGATTTGATTCTAAAGTCCATGATCCACGCGGACGTGTTTTGTATCTCCGCGCTGCGACAGCCTTTTGA
- a CDS encoding PAS domain-containing protein, protein MDDRHGISTDSCREFYTQWRELREGDAIPHTRAFLNNPEPKSIPGVLILEVTEAGLLIRFMGTSVVERWGRDQTNTLFGSAGFPEDVVEAMLENCRALVGQPCGVVEVAAFSTRVGLPFRMETVMLPLGVDAGKPPRICSFSQMLDHVKERDKEEPRFKGKRSMSWVDIGFGTPSPAPRVVNP, encoded by the coding sequence TTGGACGATAGGCACGGTATTTCTACTGATAGCTGCCGAGAGTTCTATACCCAGTGGCGTGAGCTTCGTGAGGGTGACGCCATTCCACATACGCGCGCGTTTTTGAATAACCCCGAGCCCAAATCCATTCCCGGTGTTTTGATCCTTGAGGTAACCGAGGCTGGCTTGCTGATTCGTTTTATGGGCACGTCCGTCGTCGAGCGCTGGGGACGGGACCAGACCAACACGCTGTTTGGCAGCGCAGGCTTCCCAGAAGATGTTGTGGAAGCGATGCTGGAAAACTGCCGGGCGTTGGTTGGTCAGCCGTGCGGTGTGGTTGAAGTCGCGGCCTTTTCCACCCGAGTAGGATTACCGTTTCGCATGGAGACGGTGATGTTGCCTCTTGGGGTGGATGCAGGCAAGCCCCCCAGAATTTGTTCCTTTAGCCAGATGCTGGATCACGTGAAAGAGCGCGACAAGGAAGAGCCGAGGTTCAAAGGAAAGCGCTCGATGTCTTGGGTCGATATCGGATTTGGAACACCGTCGCCTGCGCCGCGAGTCGTGAATCCGTAA
- a CDS encoding FMN-binding glutamate synthase family protein, producing MNSLLQDIATSTTFAFIELFALTFVLVFGLGLVSILVLYVIDKTQTKHAIRRNYPVIGRFRYLFEELGEYFRQYFFAMDREEMPFNRSQRSWVYRAAKGVDTTQAFGSTRDARATGNIFFVNTPYPTLETDAVASSTVTLGPYCKQPYATNSLFNISAMSYGAISKPAVRALSNGARMAGCWMNTGEGGLSPYHLEGGADIVFQIGTAKYGVQDENGALSDERLKAVAAHEQVKMFELKLSQGAKPGKGGILPGAKVTAEIAEIRGIKIGEASISPNRHPEIDSVDDLLDMIGRIRDVTGKPVGFKLVIGGYAWLEELCRGILARGIESAPDFITVDSSDGGTGAAPPALMDYVGLPISESLPTLVDHLIEYGLRDRIKVIASGKLINPGEIAWALCAGADFISSARGFMFALGCIQALQCNKNTCPTGITTHDKRLQRGLDPKDKAERVRRYVESVLYDVGTIAHSCGVPEPRLLKRHHARIVTETGRSRGFDEIFPVPKLRQDIPTAAQ from the coding sequence ATGAATTCACTGCTGCAAGATATAGCAACCTCAACGACATTTGCTTTCATTGAGCTTTTCGCACTGACCTTTGTTCTGGTGTTTGGTCTTGGACTTGTGTCGATCCTGGTCCTGTACGTGATTGACAAGACGCAGACCAAACATGCCATTCGGCGCAACTATCCTGTTATTGGCCGCTTCCGTTACCTGTTTGAAGAGTTGGGCGAATATTTCCGCCAGTACTTTTTCGCTATGGACCGTGAAGAGATGCCGTTTAACCGCTCGCAGCGGTCTTGGGTGTACCGGGCCGCAAAAGGCGTCGATACAACACAAGCGTTTGGATCGACCAGAGATGCGCGGGCCACGGGGAATATTTTTTTCGTGAACACACCCTACCCAACGCTTGAAACCGATGCTGTGGCGTCGTCAACCGTGACCTTGGGCCCCTATTGCAAACAACCGTATGCAACCAACTCTTTATTTAATATTTCGGCCATGAGCTACGGCGCGATTTCTAAGCCAGCTGTGCGCGCTCTGTCGAACGGAGCCCGCATGGCCGGATGCTGGATGAACACCGGCGAGGGTGGTTTGTCGCCTTACCATCTTGAAGGGGGTGCCGACATCGTCTTCCAAATCGGCACCGCTAAATATGGTGTGCAGGATGAAAATGGAGCCTTAAGCGATGAACGTTTGAAAGCTGTGGCGGCTCATGAACAGGTGAAGATGTTTGAACTTAAGTTGAGCCAGGGGGCCAAGCCAGGGAAGGGGGGTATTCTTCCGGGGGCAAAGGTCACTGCAGAGATTGCTGAAATCCGTGGCATCAAAATCGGAGAGGCGTCTATAAGCCCAAACCGCCACCCTGAGATTGATAGCGTGGACGACCTGTTGGACATGATTGGGCGTATCCGCGACGTCACTGGAAAGCCGGTTGGTTTTAAACTCGTCATCGGTGGGTACGCGTGGCTAGAAGAACTGTGCCGGGGTATTCTTGCGCGTGGAATTGAATCCGCCCCAGACTTTATCACCGTAGACAGTTCTGATGGTGGGACAGGGGCTGCACCGCCAGCGTTGATGGATTATGTGGGTTTGCCAATTTCTGAAAGCCTGCCAACGCTCGTGGATCATCTCATCGAATATGGCCTGAGAGACAGAATCAAAGTGATTGCCAGTGGGAAGTTGATCAATCCAGGAGAGATCGCCTGGGCGCTCTGTGCTGGGGCTGACTTTATCTCATCTGCGCGTGGCTTCATGTTCGCGTTGGGGTGTATTCAAGCCTTACAATGCAATAAAAACACCTGCCCCACCGGCATTACCACCCATGACAAACGCTTGCAGAGGGGTCTCGACCCCAAAGACAAAGCTGAGCGTGTGCGCCGTTATGTCGAATCTGTTTTGTATGATGTTGGCACCATTGCGCATTCTTGCGGCGTGCCAGAGCCACGGTTGCTCAAGCGGCATCATGCGCGCATCGTTACAGAAACGGGCCGTTCCCGCGGTTTTGATGAAATTTTCCCCGTTCCGAAGCTAAGGCAAGACATTCCGACGGCGGCACAATAA
- a CDS encoding enoyl-CoA hydratase/isomerase family protein, which translates to MPRTSVTVERDGPLAHVIYDRRGSLNAFDQDSILALTEIALSFHTNLETQAVVLSGAPTVFSAGIDLKDPGMWDIDSKTDLEKREIFYRGVRLCQAWEDIPQVTVAAMEGFAIGAGCALALACDFRILDKNGFLHVPEVKIGLNLQWGALPRLITLVGPAKAKRICLLCEQLPADQALEWGLVDDLATTSKTTERAKQWAQKTLAMPAPTVRMVKEAINATANALHKTSAYADADQSQLSGAFAEARAARAAFKAKSKS; encoded by the coding sequence ATGCCCCGCACCAGCGTAACAGTCGAGCGTGATGGCCCGTTGGCCCACGTTATCTATGACCGACGTGGCAGCCTCAATGCCTTTGATCAAGACAGCATTTTAGCTCTTACTGAAATCGCGCTTTCGTTTCACACCAACCTTGAAACCCAGGCTGTCGTTTTATCCGGGGCTCCAACCGTTTTTTCCGCAGGGATTGACCTGAAAGATCCAGGCATGTGGGATATCGACTCCAAGACCGATCTGGAAAAGCGGGAGATTTTCTATCGCGGTGTTCGTCTGTGCCAAGCCTGGGAAGATATACCGCAGGTGACGGTAGCCGCCATGGAGGGGTTTGCCATCGGCGCGGGCTGTGCGTTGGCGCTGGCGTGCGACTTTCGCATTTTAGATAAAAATGGATTTCTACACGTGCCCGAAGTCAAGATTGGTCTCAATCTGCAGTGGGGTGCCTTGCCCCGCCTCATCACCCTGGTTGGACCCGCCAAAGCTAAACGTATCTGTTTGTTATGCGAGCAACTGCCGGCTGATCAAGCGTTAGAGTGGGGTCTCGTCGATGACCTAGCTACAACAAGCAAAACGACTGAGCGTGCAAAACAGTGGGCACAAAAAACACTTGCGATGCCTGCGCCAACGGTGCGGATGGTAAAAGAAGCGATTAACGCAACGGCCAACGCCCTGCACAAAACCTCAGCGTATGCAGATGCAGACCAAAGCCAGTTGTCTGGAGCCTTTGCAGAGGCCCGCGCTGCACGCGCCGCTTTTAAGGCCAAATCAAAATCCTGA
- a CDS encoding LysR family transcriptional regulator yields MDFEQIRTFVEVIETRSFVRAADVLNVTQSTVSARIKELEYRLGQELFIRRKSGVVLTTAGRRFQPHAAKLLHVLQQARHDVALSPETRAVISVGGQYGLWERILQQWMGEVRLKLPDVAIRAEVGSPDALMRQLSEGLLDFAVLYSPEARPGFDLELLLEEELILVATHARHKGTAAKDYVAVDWGPDFEVWHGVMHPAPSARELRVSLGSVGLTHILQFGGAGYFTKTSVQTHLTNKKLYRIKSAPIFLRPVHLIYPTEINAPGVDEALDLLRSLAAS; encoded by the coding sequence ATGGACTTTGAGCAGATCAGGACGTTTGTTGAGGTTATCGAAACCCGAAGTTTCGTGCGTGCCGCCGATGTTCTAAACGTAACCCAGTCTACGGTAAGTGCTCGTATAAAAGAGCTTGAGTATCGCCTTGGCCAGGAACTGTTCATCCGCCGCAAATCTGGTGTTGTGCTGACCACTGCGGGGCGCAGGTTCCAACCCCATGCCGCCAAGCTGTTGCATGTTTTGCAACAGGCCCGCCACGATGTTGCGCTGTCGCCAGAAACGCGCGCGGTTATTTCTGTGGGTGGTCAGTATGGTTTGTGGGAACGCATCCTGCAACAATGGATGGGCGAGGTTCGTTTAAAACTGCCTGACGTGGCCATACGGGCAGAAGTCGGTAGCCCCGACGCTTTGATGCGCCAGTTGTCCGAAGGACTTTTGGATTTTGCTGTTCTATATAGCCCAGAGGCACGTCCGGGATTTGATCTCGAATTGCTGCTTGAGGAAGAATTAATTCTTGTCGCAACGCATGCGCGACACAAAGGTACAGCAGCGAAAGATTATGTGGCTGTTGACTGGGGCCCTGATTTCGAAGTCTGGCACGGGGTCATGCATCCAGCGCCTTCGGCACGGGAATTACGTGTGAGTTTGGGGTCGGTGGGCTTAACGCACATCCTGCAATTCGGCGGTGCGGGGTATTTTACCAAAACGTCTGTCCAAACGCATTTAACAAACAAAAAGCTTTATCGCATCAAGTCTGCGCCAATTTTTCTGCGTCCGGTACACCTTATCTATCCAACTGAAATCAATGCCCCCGGTGTAGACGAAGCCCTTGATTTGTTGCGGTCGTTGGCCGCGTCATAA